One genomic region from Nostoc sphaeroides encodes:
- a CDS encoding type II toxin-antitoxin system RelE family toxin, translating to MPNEQPSVLIDLTPEYKQNLRYLSKRFRNIRSDVQPIIEQLQQGNIVGDRISSIGEEYIVYKVRVRNSSIQKGKSAGYRLIYQVESPTSILLLTIYSKSDREDIGANEIRDILADFSSESG from the coding sequence ATGCCGAATGAACAGCCATCGGTATTAATCGATTTAACTCCTGAATATAAACAAAACTTACGCTACCTTTCTAAGAGATTTCGCAATATTCGCTCTGATGTTCAACCGATTATTGAGCAATTACAACAGGGGAATATTGTTGGCGATCGCATTTCTAGCATTGGTGAAGAGTATATTGTTTACAAGGTGAGAGTTCGCAACAGTAGTATCCAAAAAGGTAAGAGTGCTGGATACCGATTGATTTATCAAGTTGAATCACCTACAAGTATTTTGCTACTAACAATTTATTCCAAATCTGACCGAGAAGATATTGGTGCAAATGAAATCCGAGATATTCTGGCTGATTTTTCTAGTGAGTCTGGTTAA
- a CDS encoding AAA family ATPase yields the protein MREKIDALTKNLALTIVGKAEAIRLVLVALLGGGHALLEDVPGVGKTLLAKSLARSLDGKFQRLQCTPDLLPTDITGTNIWNPKSGEFTYLTGPIFTNILLADEINRATPRTQSALLEVMEEHQVTVDGVSRAVPQPFFVIATQNPIEYQGTFPLPEAQMDRFMLSLSLGYPSEAEELLMLQNLQNGVKVADLQPCITLAEVEELRYLCSQVKVAPSLQQYILELVRVTRQDEEIALGVSPRGTLALQRATQALAFLSGRDYAIPDDVKFLVPHVLCHRLIPRGGRNARTVVERLLRSVSIP from the coding sequence ATGAGAGAAAAAATTGACGCTTTAACAAAAAATCTGGCTCTTACTATCGTTGGCAAAGCTGAGGCAATACGTTTAGTGCTAGTAGCCTTGCTAGGTGGTGGTCATGCCCTGCTAGAAGATGTCCCTGGTGTTGGTAAAACCCTACTCGCTAAATCTCTAGCTCGTTCACTGGATGGTAAGTTTCAACGACTACAATGTACCCCCGATTTACTGCCAACTGATATTACTGGCACTAACATCTGGAACCCAAAAAGTGGCGAATTTACTTATCTGACTGGGCCAATTTTTACCAATATTCTCCTAGCTGACGAAATTAACCGCGCTACACCCCGCACTCAGTCAGCTTTACTGGAAGTTATGGAAGAACATCAGGTAACAGTCGATGGTGTCTCTCGTGCAGTTCCTCAGCCCTTTTTTGTCATTGCCACTCAAAACCCGATTGAGTATCAAGGTACATTTCCGCTACCGGAAGCACAAATGGATCGGTTCATGTTGTCGCTGAGTTTGGGCTATCCTTCCGAGGCAGAAGAACTCCTTATGCTGCAAAATCTCCAAAATGGTGTGAAGGTTGCTGATTTGCAGCCTTGTATTACTTTGGCAGAAGTAGAGGAATTACGTTACCTCTGCTCTCAAGTAAAAGTGGCACCCTCCTTGCAACAGTACATCCTCGAATTGGTACGAGTAACACGGCAAGATGAGGAAATAGCCCTTGGTGTTAGTCCGCGTGGCACATTAGCATTACAACGAGCTACCCAAGCGCTAGCTTTTCTCTCAGGGCGTGATTATGCCATTCCCGATGATGTGAAATTTCTCGTCCCTCACGTTCTTTGCCATCGCCTGATTCCTAGAGGTGGACGGAATGCAAGAACTGTTGTTGAGCGATTATTGCGATCGGTTTCTATTCCTTAA
- a CDS encoding bifunctional riboflavin kinase/FAD synthetase, with protein sequence MLNLSKNGCSVWVASSSEGLLTPTAVALGKFDGVHLGHQRVIQPVLHADGQLSVASSPQSKENQEYIYSTVVTFDPHPQEFFTGQPRTLLTPLDEKVQQLRSLGVEQLVLLPFDKELSALTPEEFVQKILVQQLRCQQISIGQDFCFGEKRSGTAKDLQLIAAKHNIPVTIVPLQTYTGNSPTESSCVSTNPTHDARISTSLIRQTLEQGDIENANLLLGRPYTLLGIVVQGQQLGRTIGFPTANLQLPKEKFLPRQGVYAVRVFILSETSDIAPNESFGVMNIGNRPTVNGTYSSAEVHLFDWSGDLYGKKLAVELVKFLRPEQKFASLEALKTQIQLDCVVAKEILNAEWEQ encoded by the coding sequence GTGCTAAATTTGTCTAAAAATGGGTGTTCTGTGTGGGTTGCTTCTTCAAGCGAAGGGCTGCTAACGCCGACTGCTGTTGCCCTTGGCAAGTTTGATGGTGTTCATCTTGGTCATCAAAGGGTAATTCAGCCAGTCTTGCACGCTGATGGTCAGTTGTCAGTAGCTAGTAGTCCGCAGTCAAAGGAAAATCAAGAATATATTTACTCAACAGTTGTCACCTTTGACCCCCATCCACAGGAATTTTTTACGGGGCAGCCCCGGACTTTGTTAACACCACTGGATGAAAAAGTCCAACAATTGCGATCGCTAGGGGTAGAACAACTGGTATTACTACCCTTTGACAAAGAATTATCTGCTTTGACCCCCGAAGAATTCGTCCAAAAAATTCTTGTGCAACAACTGCGATGCCAGCAAATTAGCATCGGACAGGATTTTTGTTTTGGCGAAAAGCGCAGTGGTACTGCTAAAGATTTGCAATTAATCGCCGCCAAGCACAATATCCCCGTTACTATCGTTCCCTTACAAACTTATACAGGTAACTCGCCCACCGAAAGCAGTTGCGTCAGTACTAATCCGACTCATGATGCCCGCATTAGCACTTCATTAATTCGCCAAACCCTTGAGCAAGGTGACATCGAAAACGCAAATCTACTACTAGGACGCCCCTACACTCTCCTTGGTATTGTCGTTCAAGGTCAACAATTGGGCAGAACAATTGGCTTTCCCACCGCCAACCTCCAACTACCAAAAGAAAAGTTTTTGCCCCGCCAAGGAGTTTATGCTGTCCGCGTTTTCATTCTCAGTGAAACATCAGATATCGCTCCTAATGAAAGCTTTGGCGTGATGAATATCGGTAACCGCCCAACTGTAAATGGTACTTATTCATCTGCGGAAGTACATCTGTTTGATTGGTCTGGTGATTTGTATGGCAAAAAACTGGCTGTAGAACTGGTGAAATTTTTGCGCCCTGAACAAAAGTTTGCTTCTCTAGAAGCCCTAAAAACACAAATTCAACTTGACTGTGTTGTTGCTAAAGAAATTTTGAATGCTGAGTGGGAACAATAG
- a CDS encoding MBL fold metallo-hydrolase, translated as MSRIENQFTVQFWGVRGSIPSPGPNTVRYGGNTPCISMQAGDKRLVFDAGTGLHVLGQSLLRQMPLEAHIFFTHSHWDHMQGFPFFTPGFVKGNDFHIYGAIAPDGSTIEQRLNDQMLHPNFPVPLQIMQANLSFYDIRPGQPIHINDVTVETAPLNHPGEAVGYRVNWRGGAAAYITDTEHFPDRLDDNVLWLARNADILVYDSTYTDEEYYSPKSPKIGWGHSTWQEAVKVAQAANVKTLVIYHHDPAHDDDFLDCVGKQAAAKFPGAIMAREGLVLQIPTSVILSESFPVSKFST; from the coding sequence ATGTCTAGGATAGAGAATCAATTTACCGTACAATTTTGGGGCGTTCGCGGCAGCATCCCCAGCCCAGGGCCAAACACCGTTCGTTACGGCGGTAATACCCCTTGCATCTCAATGCAAGCGGGCGATAAACGCTTAGTTTTCGATGCTGGCACGGGACTACATGTTTTAGGGCAATCTTTGTTGCGCCAAATGCCGTTAGAAGCTCATATATTTTTTACCCATTCTCACTGGGATCACATGCAGGGTTTTCCCTTCTTTACCCCAGGTTTTGTGAAGGGGAATGACTTTCATATCTACGGCGCGATCGCACCTGATGGTTCTACCATAGAACAGCGCCTCAATGACCAGATGTTGCACCCGAACTTTCCCGTACCCTTGCAAATTATGCAAGCCAATTTAAGTTTCTACGACATTCGACCGGGGCAACCAATTCACATCAATGACGTTACCGTAGAAACAGCACCTTTAAACCATCCAGGTGAAGCTGTCGGATACCGCGTCAACTGGCGTGGTGGTGCTGCTGCTTATATCACTGATACCGAACATTTTCCCGACCGACTCGATGATAATGTGCTGTGGCTAGCTCGGAATGCTGACATTCTGGTTTACGATTCCACTTACACAGACGAAGAATACTATTCGCCCAAATCCCCGAAAATTGGCTGGGGACATTCTACCTGGCAAGAAGCAGTAAAAGTGGCACAAGCTGCTAACGTCAAAACTTTGGTAATTTACCACCACGACCCCGCACACGATGACGACTTTTTGGATTGTGTAGGGAAACAAGCAGCTGCAAAATTTCCTGGGGCGATCATGGCACGGGAAGGATTGGTACTTCAGATTCCCACCTCAGTTATCTTATCAGAATCTTTTCCTGTTAGTAAGTTTTCTACCTAA
- the surE gene encoding 5'/3'-nucleotidase SurE, translating to MKLLISNDDGISALGIRTLANYLAEAGHDVSVVCPDRERSATGHGLTLHQPIRAEIVEGIFHPAVKAWACDGTPSDCVKLALWALLDTPPDLVLSGINQGANLGTEILYSGTVSAAMEGLIEGIPSVALSLISHTSKDFQPAAKFAKILVDQLAQKPLPDLMLLNVNIPAVKWEEIAGVTLTRQGVRRYIDVFDKRVDPRGKTYYWLTGEVIEDVEPSTGLNLLQNVPLDVHVVRKNYISITPLQYNLTYADGLNKLSEWEFNFR from the coding sequence ATGAAATTACTAATTAGCAACGATGACGGCATTTCTGCCTTGGGGATTCGTACCCTAGCCAACTACTTGGCAGAGGCAGGTCATGATGTGAGTGTAGTTTGTCCAGATCGAGAGCGATCGGCAACTGGACACGGGTTAACTTTACATCAACCCATTCGCGCCGAAATTGTTGAAGGGATTTTTCATCCTGCTGTCAAAGCTTGGGCTTGCGATGGTACGCCTTCAGATTGTGTCAAATTGGCGCTGTGGGCTTTGCTAGATACTCCACCCGATTTAGTTCTCTCTGGCATTAATCAAGGTGCGAATTTGGGAACTGAAATATTGTATTCCGGCACTGTTTCAGCGGCAATGGAAGGTTTAATTGAAGGGATTCCCAGCGTAGCGCTGAGTCTTATTAGTCACACTTCTAAAGACTTTCAACCTGCTGCTAAGTTTGCCAAAATTCTCGTAGACCAGTTAGCCCAAAAACCCCTGCCGGATTTAATGTTGCTCAATGTCAATATTCCTGCGGTCAAATGGGAAGAAATTGCCGGAGTTACTCTTACCCGTCAAGGAGTGCGGCGTTACATTGATGTGTTTGATAAACGAGTTGATCCTCGTGGAAAAACGTACTACTGGTTAACCGGAGAGGTAATTGAGGATGTGGAACCTTCAACCGGATTAAATCTGCTGCAAAATGTACCGTTAGATGTGCATGTTGTACGTAAAAACTACATCAGTATAACTCCGTTACAATACAATCTTACTTACGCAGATGGCCTAAATAAATTATCTGAGTGGGAATTCAATTTTCGGTGA
- the pheS gene encoding phenylalanine--tRNA ligase subunit alpha, protein MTSNLEAQLLALRQEGEKAIAAADTLERLEELRVNYLGKKGELGALLRSMGQMSAEERPKIGAIANTVKESLQTSLDQQRVALEAAQIQVQLEAETLDVTMPGIYSPQGRIHPLNGIIDRALDIFVGMGYTVAQGPEMETDYYNFEALNTPPDHPARDMQDTFYLPDGNLLRTHTSSVQIRYMEREEPPIRVVAPGRVYRRDNVDATHSAVFHQIELLAIDEGLTFTDLKGTIKVFLQAIFGDLPIRFRASYFPFTEPSAEVDLQWNGRWLEVMGCGMVDPNVLKSVGYDPEVYTGFAAGFGVERFAMVLHQIDDIRRLYASDLRFLQQF, encoded by the coding sequence ATGACTAGCAATTTAGAAGCTCAACTTTTAGCACTGCGCCAAGAAGGAGAAAAAGCGATCGCAGCCGCCGACACCCTAGAACGTCTGGAGGAACTCAGAGTTAACTATCTGGGTAAAAAAGGCGAACTGGGGGCACTGTTGCGAAGTATGGGGCAGATGAGCGCAGAGGAACGACCAAAAATTGGAGCGATCGCCAATACTGTCAAAGAATCCCTGCAAACTAGTCTAGATCAGCAACGCGTCGCCTTGGAAGCTGCACAAATTCAGGTACAGCTAGAGGCGGAAACTCTGGATGTAACTATGCCGGGAATTTACAGCCCCCAAGGTCGCATTCATCCCCTCAATGGTATTATTGACCGGGCACTGGATATTTTTGTCGGAATGGGCTACACCGTGGCTCAAGGGCCAGAGATGGAAACAGATTACTACAATTTCGAGGCTCTTAATACCCCGCCTGACCACCCCGCCCGTGATATGCAGGATACCTTCTACCTGCCAGATGGTAATCTTTTACGCACTCATACATCGTCAGTGCAAATTCGTTACATGGAAAGAGAAGAACCACCGATACGGGTTGTGGCTCCAGGGCGAGTTTATCGGCGAGATAATGTAGACGCGACTCACTCGGCTGTTTTCCATCAAATAGAACTTTTAGCCATTGATGAGGGACTAACTTTTACTGACCTCAAAGGCACAATTAAAGTATTTTTACAAGCAATATTTGGCGATTTACCTATTCGCTTCCGCGCCAGTTATTTCCCGTTTACTGAACCTTCGGCTGAAGTTGATTTGCAGTGGAATGGACGCTGGTTGGAGGTGATGGGCTGCGGTATGGTCGATCCAAATGTACTTAAGTCTGTGGGTTATGACCCAGAAGTTTATACAGGATTTGCTGCCGGTTTTGGTGTAGAACGCTTTGCAATGGTGTTACACCAAATTGATGATATTCGTCGGTTGTATGCTAGTGATTTGCGATTTTTGCAGCAATTTTAG
- a CDS encoding RNA-guided endonuclease InsQ/TnpB family protein translates to MRIAYQYKLRPTKVQAAEIDRWLSMLCAQYNYLLADRFNWYEQNRSPVNACPLVCHLPELRDNPDYYSQKKTLPELKKSHPHYGDIYSQVLQDVVKRVKVTFDRFLKGDSNGKKSGKPRFKSRSRYKTFTYPQMKEDCLQDNLINLPKLGLIKVVLHRQLPTGFKIKTAAVTKKADGYYITLSLEDPTVPTVKPDINPESITGIDLGLKEFLTTSEGEVVAIPKHYRKAQKRNIVVQKRVSRRKKGSKGRQKAVKQLGRQHKKVADKRRDFHFKTANDLLKKYDVIVHEDLNIKGLSKSKLAKSVHDAGWSSFLSILANKAENAGLLVIAVNPKNTSQDCSNCGAKVPKKLHERWHSCPHCSCNLDRDHNAAINIKKRAVGHSVLKAKSLLSNSRIVLEAYTYCEAEV, encoded by the coding sequence ATGAGGATTGCATACCAGTACAAGCTACGTCCAACAAAAGTGCAAGCCGCAGAGATAGATAGATGGTTATCTATGTTGTGCGCTCAGTATAACTATTTGTTGGCAGATAGATTTAATTGGTACGAACAAAACCGTAGTCCTGTCAATGCTTGTCCACTAGTTTGTCATCTCCCAGAATTAAGAGATAATCCAGACTACTACTCTCAAAAGAAAACATTGCCTGAACTGAAGAAAAGTCATCCCCATTACGGTGATATTTATTCACAAGTTTTGCAAGATGTTGTTAAGCGAGTTAAGGTAACTTTTGACAGATTTCTGAAAGGTGATAGCAACGGTAAGAAAAGTGGCAAACCAAGGTTTAAATCTAGAAGTAGATACAAAACCTTCACTTATCCTCAGATGAAAGAAGACTGCTTGCAGGATAACTTGATTAATCTCCCAAAGTTGGGGTTAATAAAAGTTGTTTTGCATCGTCAACTACCTACTGGTTTCAAAATTAAAACTGCTGCTGTCACCAAAAAAGCAGATGGATACTACATCACTTTAAGTCTAGAAGACCCTACAGTTCCTACTGTTAAGCCCGACATTAATCCCGAATCGATTACTGGCATTGACTTGGGATTAAAAGAGTTCTTAACAACTTCTGAAGGTGAAGTTGTTGCTATTCCAAAACATTATAGAAAAGCACAAAAACGCAACATAGTGGTTCAGAAGCGAGTATCTAGACGTAAAAAGGGCAGTAAAGGGAGACAAAAAGCAGTTAAACAACTAGGTAGGCAACATAAAAAAGTTGCTGACAAACGTCGGGATTTTCACTTCAAAACTGCTAATGATTTACTCAAAAAATATGATGTCATAGTCCATGAGGATTTAAACATCAAAGGACTTTCAAAGTCCAAACTAGCAAAGTCAGTTCATGATGCTGGGTGGTCAAGCTTTTTATCAATTCTTGCAAATAAAGCCGAAAATGCTGGTTTGCTTGTGATAGCTGTTAACCCAAAAAACACATCTCAAGATTGTTCTAATTGTGGGGCTAAAGTTCCTAAAAAGCTGCATGAGAGATGGCATAGTTGTCCTCATTGTTCATGCAACTTGGATAGGGATCATAATGCTGCGATTAATATAAAGAAAAGGGCGGTAGGGCATTCCGTTCTTAAAGCCAAGAGTCTCCTAAGCAATAGCCGGATTGTCTTGGAAGCCTACACTTACTGCGAAGCAGAAGTGTAG
- a CDS encoding RecQ family ATP-dependent DNA helicase produces MNQPTIKSWQEVLATFKKIWGYEDFRPPQGEIVSSLLAQKDALIIMPTGGGKSICFQLPALLQTGLTLVVSPLVALMENQVQELRESNQKAALLHSELSSSQRRATLQALERQQLRLLYLSPETLLSAPVWERLCQPQLQINGLILDEAHCLVQWGDTFRPAYRRLGAVRPALLKSKPPGTKISIAAFTATADPLAQKIIQTVLQLQQPEIFRLNPYRPNLHPSVRIAWTPRGRKQQLLKFIQNRPQQSGLVYVRTRRDSEDLAQWLAEMGYATASYHAGLGATERRAVEGSWLSGKIPFVVCTCAFGMGINKSDVRWVAHFHAPHLLSEYVQEIGRAGRDGKPAEALTLVSEPTGWLDPEDKQRQEFFQEQMRSQQQIAQQLVKKLPKQGEVNAVTRQFPEGATALALLHSNGQLNWLDPFHYTISQKAGNQPATQLHAAKQMHQYLTTKQCRWQFLLNAFGFDKEAANLRCGHCDNCRRRV; encoded by the coding sequence ATGAATCAGCCGACAATAAAATCTTGGCAAGAAGTTCTCGCTACGTTTAAAAAAATCTGGGGTTATGAAGATTTTCGTCCGCCACAAGGAGAAATTGTCAGCAGTTTATTGGCACAAAAAGATGCGCTGATTATTATGCCCACAGGTGGAGGAAAGTCGATTTGTTTTCAACTTCCCGCACTACTACAAACAGGATTAACCTTGGTAGTTTCGCCCTTGGTGGCGTTGATGGAAAATCAAGTTCAGGAACTACGAGAAAGCAACCAAAAGGCTGCACTTTTGCATAGTGAATTATCTTCATCTCAACGCCGTGCAACTCTGCAAGCTTTAGAACGCCAACAGCTAAGATTGCTTTATTTATCGCCAGAAACTTTGCTAAGTGCGCCAGTCTGGGAAAGATTATGTCAGCCGCAATTGCAAATTAATGGCTTAATTTTGGATGAAGCCCATTGTTTAGTGCAGTGGGGTGATACTTTTCGCCCAGCTTATCGCAGATTAGGGGCTGTGCGTCCGGCATTATTAAAATCAAAACCACCAGGAACAAAAATCAGCATCGCCGCTTTTACTGCGACTGCTGACCCCTTAGCGCAAAAAATTATTCAAACAGTTTTACAATTACAGCAACCAGAGATTTTTCGGTTGAATCCCTACCGTCCTAATTTGCATCCTAGCGTTCGCATTGCTTGGACACCACGAGGTAGGAAACAACAATTATTAAAGTTTATTCAAAATAGACCGCAACAATCGGGGTTAGTTTATGTTCGCACTCGGAGAGATAGCGAAGATTTAGCCCAATGGTTAGCAGAGATGGGTTATGCAACAGCTAGTTATCATGCGGGATTGGGTGCAACCGAACGCCGTGCAGTAGAAGGAAGCTGGTTAAGTGGCAAAATCCCCTTTGTTGTGTGTACCTGTGCGTTTGGTATGGGGATAAACAAATCAGATGTTCGCTGGGTAGCCCATTTTCACGCACCACATTTGTTATCTGAATATGTGCAAGAAATTGGCCGGGCTGGAAGGGATGGGAAACCAGCAGAAGCGTTGACATTAGTGAGTGAACCTACGGGGTGGTTAGATCCAGAGGATAAGCAAAGACAGGAGTTTTTTCAAGAACAAATGCGATCGCAACAACAAATAGCGCAGCAACTTGTGAAAAAATTACCAAAACAGGGAGAAGTGAATGCTGTAACCCGACAATTTCCTGAAGGTGCTACGGCATTAGCATTACTCCATAGCAACGGTCAGTTAAACTGGCTTGATCCTTTCCATTACACTATTAGCCAAAAAGCGGGAAATCAGCCAGCGACGCAATTACACGCTGCTAAACAGATGCATCAATACCTGACAACTAAGCAGTGTCGTTGGCAGTTTTTATTAAACGCCTTTGGTTTTGACAAAGAAGCCGCTAACTTGCGTTGTGGACATTGTGACAATTGCCGTCGCCGAGTATAA
- a CDS encoding RNA methyltransferase has product MGLAGLRIVLVEPAGPINIGAIARVMKNFGLYNLVLVNPQCDPLSSEALMMAVHGQEIIESAVLVPTLPEALHGCVRAIATTGRVRSLETPLENPRTALPWLLEEPEKPTALIFGREDRGLSNEELNYAQRFVGIPTNPDYVALNLATAVAICCYELSQCAQKLDIQTSPQIEVASLDVLEGYYQQLESVLLKIGYVYPHTAASRMGKFRQLYNRAHLKTGEVAMLRGILQQVEWALKNQRDSENL; this is encoded by the coding sequence ATGGGCTTGGCTGGATTAAGAATTGTGTTGGTAGAGCCAGCTGGGCCGATCAATATCGGAGCGATCGCCAGGGTAATGAAAAATTTCGGACTATATAATTTAGTATTAGTGAACCCCCAATGCGATCCGCTATCGTCGGAAGCTTTGATGATGGCTGTTCATGGTCAAGAAATTATCGAATCTGCGGTATTAGTGCCGACCTTACCAGAAGCATTGCATGGATGTGTACGGGCGATCGCTACCACCGGTCGCGTTCGCAGTTTAGAAACACCTTTAGAAAACCCCCGCACTGCACTACCCTGGTTACTGGAGGAACCAGAAAAACCCACAGCACTGATTTTTGGCAGGGAAGACCGGGGATTAAGCAATGAAGAATTAAATTATGCCCAGAGGTTTGTTGGCATTCCCACCAATCCAGATTATGTAGCCCTAAATTTAGCTACTGCTGTGGCAATTTGTTGTTATGAATTGTCACAATGTGCCCAAAAACTTGACATTCAAACCTCACCTCAAATTGAAGTCGCATCTTTAGATGTTTTAGAAGGATACTACCAGCAATTAGAATCAGTATTACTGAAAATTGGTTATGTATATCCTCATACGGCAGCTAGTCGTATGGGAAAATTTCGCCAATTGTATAATCGCGCTCACTTGAAAACTGGGGAGGTGGCCATGCTGCGAGGAATTTTACAGCAGGTAGAATGGGCCCTTAAGAACCAGAGGGATAGTGAAAACTTGTAA
- a CDS encoding serine hydrolase has protein sequence MSESSDELTAFSRRQPLNRRQRPQKVVKKKVKANSQQQAANGREAALTRPKNPITPPPIPGATRRVKSGLVMPTAVKPIPSVKGKIPPFRPGAVMVKTVRMEKPKIGRRSSRKTRLKPMAKTLLYIVRLLIVGVGMGAIVGTALSVLDPANRISTTSAPQSNSNVVRSQPQATQTPPVVASSMYLSQEISSLKNAVQNLAAANPSLTPGVFIVDLDTGNYVDVNGSINFPAASTIKIPILIAFFQDVDAGKIRLDEMLTMQQDMVAGGSGDMQYKSAGTQYAALEVATKMVTISDNTATNMLISRLGGMEALNERFRNWGLTNTIIRNQLPDLQGTNTTTPKELGNLMAIVSQGSLVSMPSRDLMLDILRRTQRNTLLPSGLGTGARVYHKTGDIGTMLADAGLIGVPTGKRYVATVMVQRPNNDPRAEKLISSISRAAYEEFSQNAVTPNSTSTIPANVYQPQIGSPALPNSTTGTVPISGYQPQIGSPVPNGMGSTVPTNGYQSPVMNPQYYPQR, from the coding sequence GTGTCAGAGTCAAGTGACGAACTAACAGCTTTTTCGCGGCGTCAACCCTTAAATCGCCGCCAGCGTCCACAAAAAGTGGTAAAGAAGAAAGTTAAAGCTAACAGCCAGCAACAAGCTGCCAATGGGCGAGAAGCGGCGCTAACACGGCCAAAAAATCCGATTACTCCTCCCCCAATCCCTGGCGCTACACGCAGGGTAAAATCGGGGTTAGTCATGCCAACGGCAGTAAAACCAATACCTAGTGTGAAGGGCAAAATTCCTCCCTTTCGACCAGGTGCTGTGATGGTGAAAACAGTGCGGATGGAAAAGCCAAAAATAGGCAGGCGTTCATCACGGAAGACGCGGTTAAAGCCAATGGCCAAAACCTTGTTGTATATTGTGCGGTTGTTGATTGTGGGTGTTGGTATGGGTGCAATTGTTGGCACAGCATTATCAGTATTAGACCCGGCTAATCGCATCAGCACAACTTCTGCGCCGCAATCTAATAGTAATGTGGTGCGATCGCAGCCGCAAGCTACCCAAACTCCCCCAGTTGTAGCTTCGAGTATGTACTTATCCCAGGAAATTAGCTCTTTGAAAAATGCCGTACAAAATTTGGCGGCGGCCAATCCAAGTCTTACACCCGGAGTTTTTATAGTAGATTTAGATACTGGTAATTATGTAGATGTCAATGGTTCTATTAATTTTCCGGCGGCTAGCACAATTAAGATACCGATTTTAATTGCCTTTTTCCAGGATGTGGACGCAGGAAAAATTCGCCTGGATGAAATGCTGACCATGCAACAGGATATGGTTGCTGGCGGTTCTGGAGATATGCAATACAAATCAGCCGGAACCCAGTACGCCGCTCTGGAAGTCGCCACTAAAATGGTTACAATCAGCGACAACACGGCGACAAATATGCTGATTTCCCGGCTGGGAGGAATGGAGGCTTTAAACGAGCGTTTCCGAAACTGGGGATTGACAAACACAATAATTCGTAATCAACTCCCAGATTTGCAAGGGACAAATACCACTACTCCCAAAGAATTGGGGAATTTGATGGCTATTGTGAGTCAGGGAAGTTTAGTGAGTATGCCATCACGCGATTTAATGCTCGATATTTTGCGTCGCACTCAGAGAAACACTCTGCTACCATCAGGTTTGGGAACAGGTGCGAGAGTATATCACAAAACGGGCGATATTGGTACTATGCTGGCAGATGCAGGTTTAATTGGTGTTCCAACTGGCAAGCGCTACGTAGCTACTGTCATGGTACAACGCCCCAATAATGACCCTCGCGCTGAAAAATTGATTAGCTCAATTTCTCGTGCTGCTTACGAAGAGTTTAGCCAAAATGCTGTTACACCCAACAGTACAAGCACTATACCCGCAAATGTTTATCAGCCCCAGATTGGGAGTCCTGCTTTACCCAACAGTACGACGGGTACTGTACCCATAAGTGGTTATCAACCCCAGATTGGGAGTCCTGTACCTAATGGGATGGGAAGTACTGTGCCGACAAATGGTTATCAGTCTCCAGTTATGAATCCTCAGTATTACCCTCAAAGATAA
- a CDS encoding HsdM family class I SAM-dependent methyltransferase produces the protein MVSLLKPQPGELIQDPAAGTGGFLIASDRYIRQYHDPFEWTEAQQSFQQHQAFYGMELVQDAHRLLLMNMMLHGIEGAVDLGDSLSAE, from the coding sequence ATGGTTTCCTTACTGAAGCCGCAACCAGGAGAGTTGATTCAAGATCCGGCGGCTGGAACAGGAGGGTTTTTGATTGCAAGCGATCGCTATATTCGACAATACCACGATCCCTTTGAGTGGACAGAAGCACAGCAATCTTTCCAGCAGCATCAGGCGTTTTATGGTATGGAGTTGGTGCAAGATGCTCACCGCTTGCTGTTGATGAATATGATGTTACACGGAATTGAAGGGGCTGTAGATTTGGGTGATAGCCTTTCTGCAGAGTGA
- a CDS encoding DUF2281 domain-containing protein produces the protein MSPEQELLTKWRSLPQDKQEEVLDFVEFLHLKTKSQEKDKIQLTTPEGKGWNSGFFEEVIGGWVGEPLERPEQGEYETRETLF, from the coding sequence ATGAGTCCAGAACAAGAGTTATTAACAAAGTGGCGTTCTCTTCCACAAGACAAACAAGAGGAAGTTTTAGATTTTGTGGAATTTCTTCACTTGAAAACCAAGTCGCAAGAAAAAGATAAAATTCAACTTACGACCCCTGAAGGTAAAGGCTGGAATTCTGGTTTTTTTGAAGAGGTAATTGGTGGTTGGGTAGGAGAACCACTAGAACGACCAGAACAAGGAGAATATGAAACTAGAGAGACACTATTTTGA